One window of the Gambusia affinis linkage group LG13, SWU_Gaff_1.0, whole genome shotgun sequence genome contains the following:
- the LOC122842908 gene encoding uncharacterized protein LOC122842908, with amino-acid sequence MAEDEELIKSTDTFKKLYTSKWSELVSHTALNTLSHAKYNKPLTLPFTEDVQSLHRYLKESGENAFSILKDEVSPQNYAKLAKVTLAQVIVFNRRRAGEVSKMHLRGFQQRDDSKLHEDVAAGLSKVEKKLCSYFSRVEIIGKRGRKVAVLLSPDVVDALTLLVSKREQCGVCSTNIFLFARPRSQSHYRGQDCLRVYGSQCGAKHPEFLRSTQLRKHVATLSQVLNLKNNEIDQVADFLGHDIRVHREFYRLPVPTTQLAKISKLLLSMEKGHVSTLQGKSLDDIEIEDEIELSEDEEKEDLSDLDDCDSEEPEEPVEPEEPVEPVEPVEPEEPVEPEESVEPDQSKNMDDLLGAVSSAAEEIVPSVEETSSVAPRRQPKKPWSSAEISAVMRHFKAHIGKGKLATKSECNHCKLVEGPVLAQRTAQNIRDFVRNRGITAKRQAQKKRL; translated from the exons ATGGCAGAAGATGAAGAACTGATTAAGTCAACAGACACTTTCAAAAAGCTGTATACATCCAAGTGGTCTGAGTTAGTGTCACATACTGCCTTGAACACTCTGAGTCATGCCAAATATAATAAGCCATTAACCTTACCATTCACAGAAGATGTTCAGAGTCTTCATAGGTATCTTAAGGAATCTggagaaaatgcattttctatCTTGAAAGATGAGGTCAGCCCCCAGAATTATGCCAAACTTGCAAAAGTTACTCTTGCACAGGTCATTGTGTTCAATCGAAGACGAGCTGGAGAAGTCTCAAAGATGCATCTCAGAGGTTTCCAGCAGAGAGATGACTCAAAGCTCCATGAAGATGTTGCTGCTGGATTGTCCAAGGTTGAAAAAAAGCTCTGTAGCTACTTTAGTCGTGTTGAAATAATTGGGAAAAGAGGTCGAAAAGTTGCAGTTCTCCTTTCTCCTGATGTGGTGGATGCTCTGACTCTGCTGGTCAGCAAAAGAGAGCAATGTGGTGTTTGCTCCAcaaacatctttctttttgctcGACCAAGATCTCAAAGTCACTACAGAGGCCAAGACTGTTTGCGTGTTTATGGAAGCCAATGTGGGGCGAAGCATCCAGAGTTCCTCAGGTCCACACAACTCAGGAAGCATGTTGCCACATTGTCACAAGTCCTTAAcctcaaaaataatgaaattgaCCAGGTGGCTGACTTCCTGGGACATGATATTCGTGTCCACAGGGAATTTTATCGCTTACCTGTGCCAACAACACAACTGGCAAAGATTTCTAAGCTCCTTTTGTCCATGGAGAAAGGACACGTATCTACCCTGCAAGGAAAATCCCTTGATGACATCGAAATTGAAG ATGAAATAGAACTAAGTGaggatgaagaaaaagaagatttaagTGATTTGGATGACTGTGATTCTGAGGAACCTGAGGAACCTGTTGAACCTGAGGAACCTGTTGAACCTGTTGAACCTGTGGAACCTGAGGAACCTGTGGAACCTGAGGAATCTGTGGAACCTGACCAAAGCAAGAATATGGATGATTTGT TGGGAGCAGTGTCATCGGCAGCAGAGGAAATTGTTCCTTCTGTTGAAG AGACCTCCTCTGTTGCACCCAGAAGACAACCAAAAAAACCATGGTCAAGTGCTGAGATTTCTGCTGTTATGAGGCATTTTAAAGCTCACATAGGTAAAGGAAAACTTGCCACTAAAAGTGAGTGCAATCATTGCAAGTTGGTGGAAGGTCCTGTGCTGGCTCAAAGAACAGCACAAAACATCAGGGACTTTGTGAGAAACCGTGGAATAACTGCTAAGAGGCAGGCACAAAAGAAAAGGCTCTAG